In Aristaeella hokkaidonensis, the following are encoded in one genomic region:
- the pepV gene encoding dipeptidase PepV, whose amino-acid sequence MEQRVYELIDSYRDAYTETLQRWIRIPSIRGKAEAGAPFGREIRNMLDTAMADAREMGFEVRDFDGYACDVTLGDAVEKIAVLGHLDVVPVGDGWTKPPFEALIENGRMYGRGTNDDKGPALASLFAMKAIREAGIPLKKGIRLILGCDEEEGWEDMAYYGAHEKIPDVGFSPDASFPLINTEKGMLCLELRAPEAKDGLKILELSTGDRINVIPGECRALVEGGADIAEKVSAYAEKTGLPYTAEVTGKGVWITATGIPGHSAYPEGKRNAIGMMLLLLKALGAEGPVAVLADAVGTEHDGKSLGCACRDDVSEELTCNMGILKLENGSWYGTLDMRCPVTADQKKLKEAAAASLKGFDVNAAVQKPPHHVPAEGELVTSLLAAYEEETGLEGKPMSTGGGTYAKVLKQGVAFGALFPDEEDLAHQADEYEDIDRLMLAMKIYANALIRLAGE is encoded by the coding sequence ATGGAACAGAGAGTTTATGAGCTGATTGACAGCTATCGGGACGCTTATACGGAAACATTGCAGCGCTGGATACGGATTCCCTCCATACGGGGAAAAGCGGAAGCCGGCGCGCCTTTCGGACGGGAAATCCGGAATATGCTGGACACCGCCATGGCGGACGCCCGGGAGATGGGCTTTGAGGTACGGGATTTTGACGGCTATGCCTGTGACGTGACGCTGGGCGACGCCGTGGAAAAGATTGCCGTGCTGGGTCACCTGGATGTGGTGCCCGTCGGGGACGGATGGACGAAACCGCCGTTTGAGGCCCTGATTGAGAATGGCCGGATGTACGGCCGGGGAACCAACGACGACAAGGGTCCGGCACTGGCATCGCTGTTTGCCATGAAGGCGATCAGGGAAGCGGGAATTCCGCTGAAGAAGGGCATCCGCCTGATCCTCGGCTGCGACGAGGAAGAAGGCTGGGAAGACATGGCCTACTACGGCGCGCATGAAAAGATTCCGGATGTGGGATTCAGCCCGGACGCAAGCTTCCCGCTGATCAACACGGAGAAAGGCATGCTCTGCCTGGAACTGCGTGCTCCGGAAGCGAAAGACGGCCTGAAAATCCTGGAACTGTCCACCGGAGACCGGATCAACGTCATTCCCGGTGAATGCAGGGCACTGGTTGAAGGCGGGGCGGACATTGCTGAAAAAGTCAGCGCATACGCGGAAAAGACGGGCCTGCCCTATACGGCGGAGGTAACCGGAAAGGGCGTATGGATTACCGCCACCGGTATTCCCGGACACAGCGCCTATCCGGAAGGAAAACGGAACGCCATCGGTATGATGCTCCTGCTGCTGAAAGCGCTGGGCGCTGAAGGCCCGGTTGCCGTACTGGCAGACGCGGTAGGCACTGAGCATGACGGAAAGAGCCTCGGATGTGCCTGTAGGGACGATGTGTCCGAAGAACTGACCTGCAATATGGGGATCCTGAAGCTGGAAAACGGCAGCTGGTACGGCACGCTGGACATGCGCTGCCCGGTGACTGCCGACCAGAAAAAACTGAAGGAAGCCGCCGCAGCCAGCCTCAAGGGTTTTGACGTGAATGCAGCGGTTCAGAAGCCGCCGCACCACGTGCCGGCAGAGGGTGAACTGGTGACCAGCCTGCTGGCTGCCTATGAGGAAGAAACGGGACTGGAAGGAAAGCCCATGTCCACCGGCGGCGGAACCTACGCCAAGGTGCTGAAGCAGGGCGTTGCCTTCGGGGCGTTGTTCCCGGATGAGGAAGACCTGGCACACCAGGCGGATGAATACGAGGATATCGACAGGCTGATGCTGGCCATGAAGATATACGCGAACGCCTTAATTCGCCTGGCAGGCGAATGA